One genomic segment of Alicycliphilus denitrificans K601 includes these proteins:
- a CDS encoding amidohydrolase family protein: MVAGACDCHTHVFGPRADYPMVDARHYTPGPAPLAALRAHLAGLGLERVVLVQPSVYGTDNRCMLDALARLDGAGRGIVVLEDGVDAAALRELHARGVRGVRINLESAGLRDIAGARALLQAWSARVADLGWHVQLYAAQPVVQALADDLARLPSSVVLDHFALADVMPGGDALTDLLRTGCVHVKLSAPYRLASPALGGAWARHWVDAVPGALLWASDWPHTARGPGRAAHEVSAYRAIPANGLRQEIARWLPSAELRRRVLVDNPARLYGF; encoded by the coding sequence ATGGTCGCCGGTGCGTGCGACTGCCACACCCACGTCTTCGGCCCGCGCGCCGACTACCCCATGGTGGATGCGCGCCACTACACGCCCGGGCCCGCGCCGCTGGCCGCGCTGCGCGCGCACCTCGCGGGCCTGGGGCTGGAGCGCGTGGTGCTGGTGCAGCCCAGCGTCTACGGCACCGACAATCGCTGCATGCTCGATGCGCTGGCGAGGCTGGACGGCGCGGGGCGCGGCATCGTGGTGCTGGAGGACGGCGTGGATGCCGCCGCGCTGCGCGAGCTGCATGCGCGCGGCGTGCGCGGCGTGCGGATCAACCTGGAAAGCGCGGGCCTGCGCGACATCGCCGGCGCGCGCGCCCTGCTGCAGGCCTGGAGCGCGCGCGTGGCCGATCTCGGCTGGCACGTGCAGCTCTATGCCGCGCAGCCCGTGGTGCAGGCGCTGGCCGACGACCTGGCGCGACTGCCGTCGTCCGTGGTGCTCGACCACTTCGCTCTGGCGGATGTGATGCCCGGCGGGGATGCGTTGACGGATTTGCTGCGCACGGGGTGCGTGCATGTGAAACTCTCGGCGCCGTACCGCTTGGCCTCGCCGGCCCTGGGCGGTGCCTGGGCGCGCCACTGGGTCGACGCGGTGCCTGGCGCGCTGCTGTGGGCCAGCGACTGGCCACACACGGCGCGCGGCCCTGGCCGCGCGGCGCATGAAGTCAGCGCCTACCGTGCAATCCCGGCCAATGGGCTGCGTCAGGAGATTGCGCGTTGGCTACCCAGCGCGGAACTGCGCCGCCGCGTGCTAGTGGACAACCCGGCGCGGCTCTACGGGTTCTGA
- the yihA gene encoding ribosome biogenesis GTP-binding protein YihA/YsxC, with protein sequence MSTTPHVPGPGLPDAKAALGWMHTARFLTTAAQLNQLPAITVPEIAFVGRSNAGKSTCINTLTQQRQLAFASKKPGRTQHINLFALGKQGATDAVLADLPGYGYAAVSRSDKQRWQQVMANYLVSRQGLTGIVLLCDPRLGLTELDEALLEVVRPRVEQGLKFLVLLTKADKLTRAEQAKALSIARLQAGGGEVRMFSALKRQGVDEVAQLLWQWAHPTEEPAAEPDQNP encoded by the coding sequence ATGTCAACCACACCGCACGTGCCTGGGCCCGGTCTGCCCGACGCCAAGGCCGCCCTGGGATGGATGCACACCGCACGATTTCTGACCACGGCCGCCCAGCTGAACCAGCTGCCCGCCATCACCGTGCCCGAAATCGCCTTCGTCGGTCGCTCCAACGCCGGCAAGTCCACCTGCATCAACACCCTCACGCAGCAGCGCCAGCTCGCCTTCGCCTCCAAGAAGCCGGGGCGCACCCAGCACATCAACCTGTTCGCCCTGGGCAAGCAGGGCGCGACCGACGCCGTGCTGGCCGACCTGCCCGGCTACGGCTACGCGGCCGTCTCGCGCAGCGACAAGCAGCGCTGGCAGCAGGTGATGGCCAACTACCTGGTCAGCCGCCAGGGGCTCACGGGCATCGTGCTGCTGTGCGACCCGCGCCTGGGCCTGACGGAGCTCGACGAGGCGCTGCTGGAGGTGGTGCGCCCGCGCGTGGAGCAGGGCCTCAAGTTCCTGGTGCTGCTCACCAAGGCCGACAAGCTCACGCGCGCCGAGCAGGCCAAGGCGCTGTCGATCGCGCGGCTGCAGGCTGGCGGCGGCGAGGTGCGCATGTTCTCCGCGCTCAAGCGCCAGGGCGTGGACGAGGTGGCGCAGCTGCTGTGGCAGTGGGCGCACCCCACGGAGGAGCCCGCCGCCGAGCCGGATCAGAACCCGTAG
- a CDS encoding c-type cytochrome has product MKLLASLLMAAALAAPAFPTLAAGETPAQQKAAKPDLTKGAASYGAVCAACHAADGNSTIAVNPSLAQQHPEYLVKQLQDFKSGKRADPVMQGMAAMLSDDDMRNVAGWLASQKAKEGFAKDKDLVALGERIYRGGIQDRSIAACAGCHSPNGAGIPAQYPRLSGQHSDYTVKQLVDFRDGKRGNNAQMRDVAAKLNDREIKAVADYIAGLR; this is encoded by the coding sequence ATGAAGTTGCTCGCCTCCTTGCTCATGGCTGCCGCGCTGGCAGCTCCTGCTTTTCCGACCCTTGCGGCGGGTGAAACCCCGGCACAGCAAAAGGCCGCCAAGCCTGATCTGACCAAGGGGGCAGCCAGCTACGGCGCGGTGTGTGCGGCCTGCCATGCGGCGGACGGCAACTCCACCATCGCCGTAAACCCCTCGCTGGCGCAGCAGCATCCTGAGTACCTCGTCAAGCAGTTGCAGGACTTCAAGTCCGGCAAGCGCGCCGACCCTGTCATGCAGGGCATGGCTGCCATGCTGAGCGATGACGACATGCGCAACGTCGCCGGGTGGCTGGCCTCGCAGAAGGCCAAGGAGGGCTTCGCCAAGGACAAGGATCTGGTGGCGCTAGGCGAGCGCATCTACCGCGGCGGCATCCAGGACCGCAGCATCGCCGCCTGCGCCGGCTGTCACAGCCCCAACGGCGCTGGCATCCCGGCGCAGTACCCGCGCCTGTCGGGCCAGCATTCCGACTACACCGTCAAGCAACTGGTCGATTTTCGCGACGGCAAGCGCGGCAACAATGCGCAGATGCGCGACGTGGCGGCCAAGCTCAACGACCGCGAGATCAAGGCGGTGGCCGACTACATCGCCGGCCTACGTTGA
- a CDS encoding cytochrome c biogenesis protein ResB has product MSDTSLGHGHAWRPHATRSMTELLASMRFAIALLTVICIASVIGTVLKQHEPVTNYVNQFGPFWADLFLALKLNAVYSAWWFLLILAFLVVSTSLCIARHAPKYIADLRNYKENIREKSLQAFHHKATVPLAGEAPQAAAQRIGQLLVSGGWKVRLQQRPTPAGDGWMVAAKAGAANKLGYIAAHSAIVLVCLGGLLDGDLIVRAQMWFGGKTPYAGGGLIAEVKPEHRLSERNPTFRGNLVVAEGTQSATAILTQSDGVLLQELPFSVELKKFVVEHYSTGMPKLFASDIVIHDRATGKATPARVEVNHPVSYQGVEIYQSSFDDGGSEVKLHARPMVPGAQPFDVEGVIGGSTRLTHTGLGEAMTLEFTGLRVLNVENFGDAGAAGSGADVRKVDLRESIESRLGAGNKTVGKRELRNVGPSISYKLRDAAGQAREFHNFMLPVDTGDGQPVFLLGVRETPSEPLRYLRVPVDAEGGMDGFLRMRLALADPQQREQAVRRYAAVAVDGSRPELAAQLALSAGRALALFAGDVAATGAAADDGAGSGGRPRGGLQAISDFMEANVPEAERSRASEVLVRILNGALFELAQMTRERAGLAPLPQDESTRAFMTQAVLSLSDAQAYPAPLVFELRDFRQVQASVFQVARAPGKNVVYLGCALLILGVFAMLYVRDRRLWVWLAPEGGGARATMALSANRRTLDTDREFAQLRTQLLEAETETETAQPPHGGTP; this is encoded by the coding sequence ATGTCTGACACCTCTCTGGGCCACGGCCATGCATGGCGCCCGCACGCCACGCGCTCCATGACGGAGCTGCTGGCATCCATGCGCTTCGCCATTGCGCTGCTGACGGTGATCTGCATCGCGTCGGTCATCGGCACGGTGCTCAAGCAGCATGAGCCGGTCACCAACTACGTTAACCAGTTCGGGCCATTCTGGGCCGACCTGTTCCTGGCGCTCAAGCTCAATGCCGTCTACAGCGCCTGGTGGTTCCTGCTGATCCTGGCGTTCCTGGTGGTGAGCACCTCGCTGTGCATCGCCCGCCATGCGCCCAAGTACATCGCGGACCTGCGCAACTACAAGGAGAACATCCGCGAGAAGAGCCTGCAGGCCTTCCACCACAAGGCCACGGTTCCTCTGGCGGGCGAGGCGCCGCAGGCGGCCGCGCAGCGCATTGGCCAGTTGCTGGTCTCGGGCGGCTGGAAGGTGCGGCTGCAGCAGCGCCCCACGCCCGCGGGCGATGGCTGGATGGTGGCGGCCAAGGCCGGCGCGGCCAACAAGCTGGGCTACATCGCGGCGCACAGCGCCATCGTGCTCGTGTGCCTGGGCGGGCTGCTCGACGGCGACCTGATCGTGCGCGCGCAGATGTGGTTCGGCGGCAAGACGCCGTATGCGGGCGGCGGGCTGATCGCCGAGGTCAAGCCCGAGCACCGCCTGTCCGAGCGCAACCCCACGTTCCGCGGCAACCTGGTGGTGGCCGAGGGCACGCAGTCGGCCACGGCCATCCTGACGCAGTCCGACGGCGTGCTGCTGCAGGAGCTGCCGTTCTCGGTCGAGCTCAAGAAATTCGTCGTGGAGCATTACTCCACGGGCATGCCCAAGCTGTTCGCCAGCGACATCGTGATCCACGACCGGGCCACGGGCAAGGCCACGCCGGCGCGCGTGGAGGTGAACCACCCGGTCAGCTACCAGGGCGTGGAGATCTACCAGTCGAGCTTCGACGATGGCGGCTCCGAGGTGAAGTTGCACGCGCGCCCCATGGTGCCCGGCGCGCAGCCGTTCGACGTGGAGGGCGTGATCGGCGGCTCCACGCGCCTGACCCACACGGGCTTGGGCGAGGCCATGACGCTGGAGTTCACCGGCCTGCGCGTGCTCAACGTGGAGAATTTCGGCGATGCGGGCGCCGCAGGCTCGGGCGCCGACGTGCGCAAGGTGGACCTGCGCGAGTCCATAGAGTCGCGTCTGGGCGCCGGCAACAAGACCGTGGGCAAGCGCGAGCTGCGCAACGTGGGCCCGAGCATCAGCTACAAGCTGCGCGACGCCGCGGGCCAGGCGCGTGAGTTCCACAACTTCATGCTGCCCGTGGACACGGGCGACGGCCAGCCCGTGTTCCTGCTGGGCGTGCGCGAGACGCCGTCCGAGCCCCTGCGCTACCTGCGCGTGCCCGTGGACGCCGAGGGCGGCATGGACGGCTTCCTGCGCATGCGCCTGGCGCTGGCCGATCCGCAGCAGCGCGAGCAGGCGGTACGCCGCTATGCGGCCGTGGCCGTGGACGGCTCGCGCCCCGAGCTGGCCGCGCAGCTGGCGCTGTCGGCCGGGCGCGCGCTGGCGCTGTTCGCCGGGGACGTGGCTGCAACCGGCGCCGCCGCGGACGACGGCGCCGGCAGCGGGGGCCGCCCGCGCGGCGGCCTGCAGGCCATCTCCGACTTCATGGAGGCCAACGTGCCCGAGGCCGAGCGCTCGCGCGCGAGCGAGGTGCTGGTGCGCATCCTCAACGGAGCGCTGTTCGAGCTGGCGCAGATGACGCGCGAGCGCGCCGGGCTGGCGCCGCTGCCGCAGGACGAGAGCACCCGGGCCTTCATGACGCAGGCCGTGCTGTCCCTGAGCGATGCGCAGGCCTATCCGGCGCCCCTGGTGTTCGAGCTGCGCGACTTCAGGCAGGTGCAGGCCAGCGTGTTCCAGGTAGCGCGTGCCCCTGGCAAGAACGTGGTGTATCTGGGCTGCGCGCTGCTGATCCTGGGCGTTTTTGCGATGCTGTACGTGCGCGACCGCCGCCTGTGGGTCTGGCTGGCGCCCGAGGGCGGCGGCGCGCGCGCCACGATGGCGCTGTCGGCCAACCGCAGGACGCTGGACACGGACCGCGAATTCGCGCAGCTGCGCACCCAACTGCTGGAAGCAGAGACAGAAACAGAAACGGCACAGCCCCCCCACGGAGGTACCCCATGA
- the ccsB gene encoding c-type cytochrome biogenesis protein CcsB, with translation MNTATTTLTLNEGYFARRNWLDWLFALAVLAGGLFALQRYAAYMDVYEKGILLATMPGAIWLGWFWRPLRALMLAVAACALLAIGLYQNGGAGDLARADTVFGLKYFLSSQSAILWMSMLFFMSTAFYWVGMFTRGQGQAMMRIGSRIAWVAVALALIGTMVRWYESYQIGPDIGHIPVSNLYEVFVMFCWMTALFYLYYEEQYQTRALGGFVMLVVSAAVGFLLWYTVVREAHEIQPLVPALKSWWMKLHVPANFIGYGTFALSAMVAFAYLVKQQAAETRWYKLAPLWLLGVVLCFEPIVFRQGATEGGGAYWMVYFGISALIVAGILFARRRIAEQLPALQVLDDVMYKSIAVGFAFFTIATVLGALWAAEAWGGYWSWDPKETWALIVWLNYAAWLHMRLMKGLRGTMSAWWALVGLVVTTFAFLGVNMFLSGLHSYGTL, from the coding sequence ATGAACACCGCCACCACGACGCTGACCTTGAACGAAGGCTATTTCGCGCGCCGCAACTGGCTGGACTGGCTGTTCGCCCTGGCCGTGCTGGCCGGCGGCCTGTTCGCGCTGCAGCGCTACGCGGCCTACATGGACGTGTACGAGAAGGGCATCCTGCTCGCCACCATGCCCGGCGCCATCTGGCTGGGCTGGTTCTGGCGTCCGCTGCGCGCGCTCATGCTGGCCGTGGCGGCCTGCGCGCTGCTGGCGATCGGCCTGTACCAGAACGGCGGCGCGGGCGACCTGGCGCGCGCCGACACGGTGTTCGGCCTCAAGTACTTCCTGTCGAGCCAGTCGGCCATCCTGTGGATGAGCATGCTGTTCTTCATGAGCACGGCGTTCTACTGGGTCGGCATGTTCACGCGCGGCCAGGGCCAGGCCATGATGCGCATCGGCTCGCGCATCGCCTGGGTGGCCGTGGCGCTGGCGCTGATCGGCACCATGGTGCGCTGGTACGAGAGCTACCAGATCGGGCCCGACATCGGCCACATCCCGGTGAGCAACCTCTACGAGGTGTTTGTCATGTTCTGCTGGATGACGGCGCTGTTCTACCTGTACTACGAGGAGCAGTACCAGACCCGCGCGCTGGGCGGCTTCGTGATGCTGGTGGTGAGCGCGGCCGTGGGCTTCCTGCTGTGGTACACGGTGGTGCGCGAGGCGCACGAGATCCAGCCCCTGGTGCCAGCGCTCAAGAGCTGGTGGATGAAGCTGCACGTGCCGGCCAATTTCATCGGCTACGGCACCTTCGCGCTGTCGGCCATGGTGGCGTTCGCCTACCTCGTCAAGCAGCAGGCGGCCGAGACGCGCTGGTACAAGCTGGCGCCGCTGTGGCTGCTGGGCGTGGTGCTGTGCTTCGAGCCGATCGTGTTCCGCCAGGGCGCCACCGAGGGCGGCGGCGCCTACTGGATGGTGTACTTCGGCATCTCGGCGCTGATCGTGGCCGGCATCCTGTTTGCGCGCCGGCGCATCGCCGAGCAGTTGCCGGCGCTGCAGGTGCTGGACGACGTGATGTACAAGTCCATCGCCGTGGGCTTCGCGTTCTTCACCATCGCCACCGTGCTGGGCGCGCTGTGGGCGGCCGAGGCCTGGGGTGGCTACTGGAGCTGGGACCCCAAGGAGACCTGGGCGCTGATCGTCTGGCTCAACTACGCCGCCTGGCTGCACATGCGCCTCATGAAGGGGCTGCGCGGCACCATGTCCGCCTGGTGGGCGCTGGTGGGGCTGGTCGTCACCACCTTCGCCTTCCTGGGGGTGAACATGTTCCTGAGCGGGCTGCATAGCTACGGCACGCTATAA